The Diceros bicornis minor isolate mBicDic1 chromosome 19, mDicBic1.mat.cur, whole genome shotgun sequence genome contains the following window.
TGACAACGTGGGAGAAATCGCCATGCAGCATGCCCACAAACTCGTCCACCCTGGTGAGCAGGTCCTCCAGGCTTGCGTGCAGGGCCTTGGCCTTGGACCACACCCTGgctccaggcagcaggcaggcAGTGTAGCCTGCAGGGGCACACCCAGCTCTGGCCCTCATCCTCCCATGTCCCTGAAGCGCTGCTGTGGCTTTGCGACAGGTTGCTGCTGTCCTTGCTCCAGGTGGCACCCTGGGGCTTGGCCTCTGCCTCCTCTGGCCCCTCGCGCAATACTGCTATTTTTAACATGATCCCCTGTATCTTGCAGGCTGGGTGGTGTTCCCGGCCTTGGGCAACGTGCCCTTGTGCTATGTCGTCCTCTTCAGGCAGGCAGAGCCCCTCTCCAGGCAGGCCCTGTGCTCCTCCACCCTGGCTCCAGGGCCAAACTGCGGGGGCATCTACCCTCCCACCCTGCCTGGCTGTGGTTTTAAAGCTACAGGACAATGTAAACTTTGTTTCCCTGGCCCAACAAGGCTGCTGCTCCTCCTCCACTCTCAGGAATGTCAATAGCTCCTCAGAGCCTCCTGTGCCgctggctgaggcagcctccctCTCCAAAGGGCTGCAGCCGTGGTCCTGGCCCCACAAGATGGAAAGATCCATCTCCAGAAGTCAGGGCCAGATGTGTGTGCTTAATGCAAGACACAGTACAGTTTTTGCCTTCACCCAGAGCTAGGGCGAGGAGGCCCAAAACAGTAATACATCTCATTAATGGCTTGGTTTTTGTCTAGCATTCACTCCTGGAATCCAGGCTCCAGGCTGCAAGACCAGGAAGGGTGCCATGGCAGGCCACTTCCAAAGAACCCAGTTCACGGCGTTCTATGAGGCACGCAGCACCTGCTGCTCTCAATGAGGCTGGGACACAACTAGAGGCGATTGTCTCCGTTGACCCGAGTCCTTCGTGGGGTCCTGGACAGAAGGGAAGAGTGTCCTTACCGGCAGCAGGGCCTTGCCGCCCAGTGGGAGAGCCCAAGGCCAGATAATTATAACTATTCTACCCAGGAGAAAGACAGGTaccaaaggaggaggactgggccACTCCTTCCTGTCTCTCCAGCACCTTTCCATCAAGGCGCACACTGGCCACCTACCCTCCATCCCCCTCACCTTCGTTCTCGACTGTCAAAATGGTCTGCAAGATGCTCCTGGGAGATACGAAAGTCCTCAAATGGCTGCTGGTAGCGGGCTTCAAAGGAGCCTTCCCGGGCCCGGCCATGAAACAGCTGGCCCGAAGCATCGGAGCCCCGTTCCCGCAGGGACGTACCACTGAAAGGACTGAGGTCGCCGTTCTCCTGCTTCAACAAGGGCCAAGTGCATGATAAGTCAGTGACCTCTGCCCCTCAGGGGCTGCTGCCTGGCTCTCATCCCACCCTGCTGCAGTTACCTTGGCAGGGAAAATGTCGATCTTGACGAGCAGGGAGGCCAATTCCAGGTCCTCACTGTAGTTGTTCTTCAAAGGCACCGCTCTGTATCCTAGGAGGAGGAAAGCCTGGCCCTCAGCCCAGGAGGGAGCCAAGCAACGCCCCCCTCACCAGCCAGATCATGGGGACACTGTCTCTAGGAAGGGTCCTCACCTGTCTTCAGGCCTTTCACTGGGAAAGTAGCCTGAGCCAGGAAGTTCTGGTCACTAAACATGTCTTCCTCATACACTACAAAGCGCAGGAAGGCGAATTCGGGGTTACTGATCTGGAAGTGGAAGGGCTTGGCTGGCCACACGGGGTTCAGTCCATTGTCCACTGCGAAAGCAAGGGCAAAAGGCCTCAGGCCACCACCAAGAGAGGACAGGGTCACTGGTGCAGAGGGGCCTTTGTGCCCCTGGGAGGATGAGGATAGTGAGTGGGTAAGGAAGGCTCACCCACGAACTCTGTCTTCTGCTTGGTGCTGTCGTACTCAGCTCCAGCCACCTCAACCTCCACAAAAGGACACACAATGCCTCGGCCATTCTTCGGCAGATGCCGGGCCCCCAGCACCTGTAAGGCAGGCAAAGACGGGCCTCGGATTGTCCTTCCTGCTCCCTTCAAGTCCCCACTATGCAGTGGAGGCAGTGCGCCCTCTGGTGGGTCCCAAGGACACTGCCCATTAAGTCCCTCATGGCATCAGGGCCCAAAGAGCAGCTGCTGCCAGCAAAAATTCATTTGGAGAAGTCTTAGCTTTGGCCAAAATTTTCATGTGAGTTTTTACAATCTACTTCATGTTAAATCTGAGTGTTTTAACatggaaattttaaattactttcccccaggaaaaaaaatagaaacctaTTCTCTGGGAAGAAGCACATGCTCACCCCACAGCTCTGCCTATACCCTGGATGTGCACACCTCACCCCATGCTGTCTTCACTCCTCCTTTAAGACTCTGCTCAGGCCCCACTCACCCTGAATCCCACAGCACTGGGCTGCCAAGGTCACAGCCTCTCACCAGGGGGTAAGATGGGGGCATCGGGGTACTTGAGGACTGCTACAAAGGAGAGCTCTGGGGCCTCGAGAGGGTCACTCTAGCTCAAGCCTAGTTCTAGTAAGTGCCATCTACCTTGTTCCTGCCGATGGGCCCCTGACTCACCAATGGCACTAGCTTCCTCCCCATCTTCTGCCTACTCCTGCCAGGCAGTGGTTACCCATGGCGGCCTCACTGGACAGCCTGACTAAATTTAGTGTCAAGAAGTGGCCACGTTTAGCCTAGTTGCCTCTGGTCTTGGCCACTCGGAGCCCAGCCCCACAGCAGAGGCTCGCAGCTGCCTTGCCACCTCAGAGGACGGTTATTTCTTCGTCAAGCTCAAGAAAAGTCCAGTGCCCCCTCCTCGGTCATACTAACCAGCACCCCAGTGTTGACGCCTGCAATGAGCCCCAGCAGAGCAGCCCCCTTCCCACCCTGAAGCCTACAGATAAGCACCACCCACCTCGATGCAGATGGCACATGGCTCCAGCCCACGGAGGCTGCTCTTGTCAAAGGGGTCAAAGGCCTCGTCCCGCATGGTGCTCGGCTGCAGCACATAGCCACAGTGCCCACCGGCCATGAAGAGTGCCTGGTTCATCTGCATAGGCTTGTCTGAAAGAGCAGGGATTATAGTGGCCTCCAGGCCACCTACCCGGCCCCACTCCTCCTCACAGGGCCCCTCCTCACCTGGGGTCTGGAAGTTGAGGGCCACCAGCTGACTGCCACAGATCCACATGGGCAAGGGATCGTAATTGGAGGAGTCCAGCCGCTGGCCCTTGGGGTAGATGCGGGAGAGCTGCAGCCGGTTGTACTGGAGGAACTTCTTCCCTTTGGCCTTGTTCACATATTTCTCAGCCTTGGTTTCCGGAAAGGACGACATGTCCCGGTAGCAGGCACGTTCTGTGCCAATCTCTGGGCAAAACAgaaagaacacttacagagagCCCGCCCACCCAGGTAGCACTGGAGGGCCAGCTCCCCCATCCCCGACCCGCGCAGAGGGACTAAACACGCTTCTTGCACCTGCTACGGAGGGCGCCTGACACACGTACACCCTGCTTGGGCCTCAGCACTTACTTTCTTCATCAAAAGGAACAGGCCGGCAGTAGACGACAAGCTCGGAAAGCTCCAGGGCGATCTTCTTCCTCCGTTCCATCATCTTCCCCTCAGTAAGCTGGTGACAGACAGAAGGCCCTGCAGCCCAGGCTGGAGCCACGTCCAGAAGGAAGCCCCTGCCAGCCTTGGGCACGCCCACACTGCAGGTGCTCtggcccttcctcctcctcctccagacccCACTGGACAGTAAACAAGGGCCCTCTGTCCTCAGCCTCACACCAGAATCGTCCTTCCTCTTCTTTGCCCCCAAGGACACACTTGCCTTCCAAGACTCTTAGGGGGCGGGATCCTCACCACCATCATGCCCCAGTGACCCCTCAGAGTCCTAGGGTTGCCTGCACTCCCCAGTGATGCTGTGTGATCATTCACTACCCAGCCTCCCTTAGGCAAAAAGGCCACCTTCTGGTTTCCTTGTGACTTCACTGGGGACTCGGGCCTCTGGCTGTCTTCTGGGCCCTAAGGATGATCCTTCCCTGTGTGCCCTCTGTGCTCTCACCCACGACCAGGCCCTACAGGGGCTGTGCCTGTGCTATACCACACTGCATGATGCCCACTACTATCCAACCGTGACCATGACACTCACACGGCTCTTGGTAGAGTCACCAGGGCCATTTGCTGCTGCCAAATCCAACAGGCACTTTCAGGTTCTTATCGTGCCTGTCTGTACCTCTCCAGCCGTCAACACCACAGACTCCCATCTGCCCCcggctgcctccaacctctctggCCTGCCCTTCCTGGGCTCTTCTGCCGTGCCACCCACACCCTCCAACGTTAGGGCCTCTTCCTGCTTTAGACCACCTCATCCTTCCTAAGCCTCTGGACAACCACTTCTGCTTCTACCCCAAGACTTCTCCCCTTACCTCTACCCTTACGTATCCAACTGCCCACTAAGCAGCCCCAATTGGACGTCACACGGATATCTCAAACTCAACACATCCTAAAGCTCCATCgctgtctatgtgtctgtttcttCCGGATCCCTGCCTAgaggtgggggctgtggctgcACACCTGAGGCTGCTCCACTGCCCTGTGGGGGCCTGGAGGCCTCAGCCACCCAACAGGCTCACGTGCTGCCCACCGAGCAGCCCCACCAGCACCCCTGTAGGCTCCAGAAGGTTCTCACCCTGGCATCTGCAGTCTGGGCTACTTCACGGATCTTTTTCACCCAGTCCTGCAGCTCCTCCTGAGAGTCAGCAGCAACATCCAGGGACCAGTGTGCTACCGACGCCATGCTGATGGAGAAGACGAACAGCCGGTTGTTCTTGCCCTCAGGACGGATAGCTGAGAGAGCGAGAGAAGATGAGAGCTGGGAACAAGCATTTCTCTGTCCCCCACTCCACACCCCGGGCAATGGCTCAAATGAGTTCTCTCATCACCTGTCCTCCTTCCCACACCTGGTGAGGGAGGCAGTGCTGCTCTGCCAGGCCCATTTTACACCTGAGGACGCTGCAGCTCAGAGAGACAAGTCACTGCCGGGAGTGGTGAGCCAGGGCTCAAACCCAGGACTGGCTGACTCAGGCCTCTAACCTGGGCCAtgggcccctccccaccctgtctCCAAGCCTCTGTCACACCCCATGACCCAACCCATTAGGACTGGGGATGTTGGCTAGCCATCAGCTTcatccacagtgcctggcacagggtgagcagCGTAGGATCAAAGCTAGGGGTGAAGAAGGGAGCCAGGGGTGTCCAAGTACAGGGGAAGTCAGAGTGAGGGCAGCCTCTGAGGGTCCAGCCATCGGCTTCCTCCCTCAGAACAAGGAGAGGGCCACAAAAGGAGAGCCTGACCCCAAGGCACAGTAAGCAAGAGAAGGGACAGGGGCTCACCAATCTGACAAGCCGGCACATCCAAGACCCCCCGCAGCAAGTCCCCCAGGGGGCTGTTCTCGTCCAAGTGCTGTTGGAAGCAAAGCCCATGAGATTGTCAGCATGCCTGCTACATACATGCGTGagggatgtctgtgtgtgtgtgacaaataCATCTCACAAGTGTACACGTGACTGCACAAACATGACACATGTTATATCAGAGACCACGGACACCACGGGGTGTGACTGGACCCCATGTGATGGGCAGCTGTGCATGCACAGGCATGCCCAACACTGTGTGTCATGGGTGTGTGCATGAGAAGAGAATCTGGGGATGGGAATCCTGTCCCACCAGCGTGGCTCTGGTCTCACCTCTCTCTCAGGCTCCAGGGCTGCTGGGCTGACCATTTCTTCCACATAGTTGGATGGGAACCAGAGCTGCTTCTTCCCACCATAGTCCCCTCGCCACCTGTGGAAGCCACAGGGTGCTGACCCCCAGCAACCACCCCAAAGTCCCACGAGGAGGGTATCCTTTGTCAGGGGCCCTCAGACCAAGGCAGGCACTACTGGTACACGTGTGGAACAGACAGCCCACAAACATACATCATCAGGGGCACATGCAGGGCCCGGTGTCTCCCAGCCCACCACACCCCAGCCTCTCCAGCCCCAGGGACCAGGCTCACCAGCCTCCCTCTTGCTTCTCCACGTTCTGGATGATGGCGCTCTTGGTGAAAGTCAGCTCgtcctctctctgggccttgtAGTCAAAGAGGGCTTTGACTGCACACTGCAGAGGTGAGAAGTAGCAGTTAAAGCAGACAGTCCCTCCCCACCACTTTCCTGACCTGGGGCCCCACGTGTACACACTCGTGTGCTTGGGCTGCCCAGCCGGGGGTCAGGCGGCCAGAGGGGCCACTGCCGGCAGCCCGCCCTAGTTACAGTCCTCACTACTGGCCCTGCAGGAGGCTCCAGGACACATGTGACTGGGGAGAGAGCCAGGGCCTCTGCCACAGAAGCTCCCTGGGATCCAGGTGGAACCTTGCGAGCCCCGCCCTGGGCCATAGGGAGAGCCTTGAATGTACGCCCAGGAGTCAGGGCCAGCAAGCCAGGAAGGGAGTGTCTGCAGATGCCCTGAGTGCCTCCCCTGGGATCTGGAAGCCTACAGGCATGGCTGGGATCCCATCACTCCTCATctagaaagcagaagaaagaaggtgtcCCCAGGCTCCCTGGCTGCTGAGGGAAGAGGATGAGGAATAGGGCCCAGCTCCTTACCCTgtagagaaaaaggcaaaaagaggaagatcctGTCTGACAGATCTCCATGAGGTGAGGGAACGAGTGGCAAAAAACTAAGTTTTCTGGCcgtgtgccccacccccagcctgctgCTGCCCGGGGAGGAAATGGGAGTTACCCCGGGGAGCAGTCTGGAAGGTCATTGCTGACCCCAGGGACGGGTTGGGGAGGGGTCAGCCCCGGGAGACCTGCGGTCATACACCAACCACACATCTCTCACAACCTCTTGAGCCTCGGAAAACCACAAACACCACTTCTCCACAAAGACCACAGATGGGCCCTGAGCAGAGAAATGCAAGCCCCAAGCAGCTGGGGACCCTCCCCAGCTTCCTGTGCCCAGAGGCCTGAGGTTATACCTTGAAAGTCGGCATAGGGTTTGCCTCCACATAGAAGCCAGGGTTGCGTCCTTCATACAGGGCCCCGTAGTCGGGCTCCTGGAAACACGACAGAATGGGATATGTTAATGCCCAGAGAGCCTAGATTCCATGTGCCCCGCTCCCCCTGGTGCGACTGGCCCCCACCTGGTCCTCCTCTCGAGGTGTCCAAGTCTGACCCTTCATTGGCACCTGGTCCACCAGGGTCCCCCAACCTCAATGGGGGTGGGCTCAGGGGCCTGGCCTCACCCCCTCCCTCATCCATGTTCTTACTCATGATTCTAAAATCTCTATCTCAGTTTCTGGGGGCCCAAACTGTTTCTGAGGTATCTGTTACCTGACACCCAACTGTTTCTAACCTTTCTGCAGCAAGCCCCCAGACACCACACATTCAGTGTTCTCATTCAGTGGCTCATTCGTTCACCGCCGAGcgcccccaacccccagcccccagagGATGGCAGTCTTCTTCCTGGCCACCCGTGTCCACTGATGAGAAGAGTCTCAAGTGGATCTTCCGTCCTGGACTCCTTCTTTCTATCCAAGGCCACGACTCTGGCCCACAGCCCTCATCATCCTCTGCGCCATCAGTCCTGCCTTCTTTCTTCACTGGTCTCACACCCACACCTCTGGCGCCTACTTTCTCCTGCCCTGGGGACAAGCCTCCAGCCTCGGGCCTACCCTCTCCCTGTGTGAGCTCTAGGACCTCCTCAGCCCACACCTTGACTCACGGGGCTCTCTCTGCTTGAATGCTTATCCCCCACCTCTGCACCTGCCTAACTCATGCCCATCCTTGACACAACTCAGATGTCACTCTCTCTAGGACACCTTCCTGGCACCCACACTGTGGCTCCCAGCAGGGCTGAGTGGCCCTCCTAAGAGCTCCTACAACATCACAGGCCTCTGTCCCACATACCCAGATTACCCCATGACTGTCAGACTCTAGGCCTGCCCAGCAGCTAGCTAGGGAGTTTCTGGAGGGCCATGCTGGTCTCTCCCCTGCCTGCCATGCCCCCTCAACCACCAGGCCCtcacagctgtgccaatcttctccaGCGCCTCCTCGTTGATGGGATAGCGCAGCTTCATCTTGCGGTACAGCGGATGCTTCTCATAGTAGCTGATGAGGTCAACGAGGCTGTCAAACTCTGAGTTGCCCAGCATCACTGTCTGGCCCTCCTGCTGCACACGGCAATGCTTGATCTTGCCCTCAGCCCTTGACAAAGACAGACCAGTCGTCCAGGGTCAGGGCAGCCCAGACCCAGGCGAAGCCCTGTACCACCCCCCAGGGCCATACCCCTCACCGGAAGGAGATGGCATAAGAATTGGGCTCATTCCGTTTCCGCACCAGGAAGGCCCCATCACGGGGAACACGCATCAGCATGTGCTCGGCCTGTGCTCTGGTCAGGCTTGCGTGGTACCACCTGAGGACAGGCCCAAGTCAGGCTCTGGCTATCACCACCCAGGTCCCCGCCCCACCCCTCGTTCCCTCCCTCACTCTTTGCTCTCGTGGGCATTGGTCTGCGGGACAGGCTCTGAGAGGCGCATCTCAAATTCGTTGCAGCGCAGGGGCACCTGCTGGTAGTGTGTGATGAGATCATAGAGGGAGTCAAAGACGAGGTTGTCTGTCAAGAAGAACTTGGGGGTGCCAGCATCCTGCCGAGAGTGGATCCTGCAGTGCTGGACCTTCCCATTCCGCCTGAGGGATGACGGGGAGGCAGTGAGAAGCAGGCCCGAGCCCTGAACACCACACTCTACCCCAAGCAAGGCACCAAGTCTCAAAGAGGGAGGCAAACCTCCTAAGGAACTCAAGTATGGGGTAGCCCTAGAGGAGGGGCCTCACACTAACGAAAAAAAAGCACGTGTGTGTACGCGCACACGTGTGACGTGTGTGCACTTGCTAAAATGATGGCATGAAAGCCTAGAACAAAAGACAAACTGTGGGCTGTGGCCACCTCTGGGTGGTGATGTATCCACATGCACACGCACTGGGAGCGAGTTACCAGAAAGAGAGGGTATAGTCGCCCACGAAGGTCTCGCTCTCGCGCACTAAGAAGGAGCCGTCGGGGGCCCCTGTCTCAATGCAGTACTCGGTGAGTAGGCGCTCGGCGATGTGCCGCCCGTCCCGTCCTGCCCCAAGCTTCCCATGGAACCACTTCTCGTTGGAGTGCAGCTCTGTGCTGCCACTGGCCTGGGAGTGGGAGGGCAACAGCAAAGACACTCACTCAGTGACTCTGACCCCAGCCCGCCCCCagccctgggccggcccctcacctcCTTGGGCTCCTCCTCATCCTCATTGCCCTGGTCACTGCTGGTCTCCTCAGAGTAGTAGATCTTGCTGCTGGTCAAAACGAAGTAGTGGGGATACCACTCCTATAAGAGACCAAAGTGAAGCCCCTGAACAGAGCCCTCTCACCACCTTGCCCCCTCACCACCCAGCCTGGCCCGGCCCTCACGTGGTTCACAGGGTCCTCTAGGTAGAGGATGCCATTCTTGATGGAGTTGCTGATGTCGTTCTCAGAGTACATCACGGACGTAGGCACCTCCTCATAAGCACTGCCCTCAGCCAGCTTCTTGTGCTGTGGGGGGCAAGCCAGGACATGGCAATGCCAGCCCCAGTCCCATAACTCCACCTCCTCACCCAGGCCTAGACCAACAGCTGAAGTGACAGCCTGGGAGAGGCACTGGGAAGTGTGGGGCTCCCCACCAGCCCACCATCCCTACCTTGATAAGGATCTTCCTCTTGAGCTGATTGGGCGAAGGGAGCCCATCGGCGGCAATGTCCACAG
Protein-coding sequences here:
- the PLCG1 gene encoding 1-phosphatidylinositol 4,5-bisphosphate phosphodiesterase gamma-1 isoform X2, which encodes MAGAASPCANGCGPGAPSDAEVLHLCRSLEVGTVMTLFYSKKSQRPERKTFQVKLETRQITWSRGADKIEGAIDIREIKEIRPGKTSRDFDRYQEDPAFRPDQSHCFVILYGMEFRLKTLSLQATSEDEVNMWIKGLTWLMEDTLQAATPLQIERWLRKQFYSVDRNREDRISAKDLKNMLSQVNYRVPNMRFLRERLTDVEQRSSDITYGQFAQLYRSLMYSAQKTMDLPFLEASALRAGERPELCRVSLPEFQQFLLEYQGELWAVDRLQVQEFMLSFLRDPLREIEEPYFFLDEFVTFLFSKENSVWNSQLDAVCPDTMNNPLSHYWISSSHNTYLTGDQFSSESSLEAYARCLRMGCRCIELDCWDGPDGMPVIYHGHTLTTKIKFSDVLHTIKEHAFVASEYPVILSIEDHCSIAQQRNMAQYFKKVLGDTLLTKPVDIAADGLPSPNQLKRKILIKHKKLAEGSAYEEVPTSVMYSENDISNSIKNGILYLEDPVNHEWYPHYFVLTSSKIYYSEETSSDQGNEDEEEPKEASGSTELHSNEKWFHGKLGAGRDGRHIAERLLTEYCIETGAPDGSFLVRESETFVGDYTLSFWRNGKVQHCRIHSRQDAGTPKFFLTDNLVFDSLYDLITHYQQVPLRCNEFEMRLSEPVPQTNAHESKEWYHASLTRAQAEHMLMRVPRDGAFLVRKRNEPNSYAISFRAEGKIKHCRVQQEGQTVMLGNSEFDSLVDLISYYEKHPLYRKMKLRYPINEEALEKIGTAEPDYGALYEGRNPGFYVEANPMPTFKCAVKALFDYKAQREDELTFTKSAIIQNVEKQEGGWWRGDYGGKKQLWFPSNYVEEMVSPAALEPEREHLDENSPLGDLLRGVLDVPACQIAIRPEGKNNRLFVFSISMASVAHWSLDVAADSQEELQDWVKKIREVAQTADARLTEGKMMERRKKIALELSELVVYCRPVPFDEEKIGTERACYRDMSSFPETKAEKYVNKAKGKKFLQYNRLQLSRIYPKGQRLDSSNYDPLPMWICGSQLVALNFQTPDKPMQMNQALFMAGGHCGYVLQPSTMRDEAFDPFDKSSLRGLEPCAICIEVLGARHLPKNGRGIVCPFVEVEVAGAEYDSTKQKTEFVVDNGLNPVWPAKPFHFQISNPEFAFLRFVVYEEDMFSDQNFLAQATFPVKGLKTGYRAVPLKNNYSEDLELASLLVKIDIFPAKENGDLSPFSGTSLRERGSDASGQLFHGRAREGSFEARYQQPFEDFRISQEHLADHFDSRERRTPRRTRVNGDNRL
- the PLCG1 gene encoding 1-phosphatidylinositol 4,5-bisphosphate phosphodiesterase gamma-1 isoform X1 — its product is MAGAASPCANGCGPGAPSDAEVLHLCRSLEVGTVMTLFYSKKSQRPERKTFQVKLETRQITWSRGADKIEGAIDIREIKEIRPGKTSRDFDRYQEDPAFRPDQSHCFVILYGMEFRLKTLSLQATSEDEVNMWIKGLTWLMEDTLQAATPLQIERWLRKQFYSVDRNREDRISAKDLKNMLSQVNYRVPNMRFLRERLTDVEQRSSDITYGQFAQLYRSLMYSAQKTMDLPFLEASALRAGERPELCRVSLPEFQQFLLEYQGELWAVDRLQVQEFMLSFLRDPLREIEEPYFFLDEFVTFLFSKENSVWNSQLDAVCPDTMNNPLSHYWISSSHNTYLTGDQFSSESSLEAYARCLRMGCRCIELDCWDGPDGMPVIYHGHTLTTKIKFSDVLHTIKEHAFVASEYPVILSIEDHCSIAQQRNMAQYFKKVLGDTLLTKPVDIAADGLPSPNQLKRKILIKHKKLAEGSAYEEVPTSVMYSENDISNSIKNGILYLEDPVNHEWYPHYFVLTSSKIYYSEETSSDQGNEDEEEPKEASGSTELHSNEKWFHGKLGAGRDGRHIAERLLTEYCIETGAPDGSFLVRESETFVGDYTLSFWRNGKVQHCRIHSRQDAGTPKFFLTDNLVFDSLYDLITHYQQVPLRCNEFEMRLSEPVPQTNAHESKEWYHASLTRAQAEHMLMRVPRDGAFLVRKRNEPNSYAISFRAEGKIKHCRVQQEGQTVMLGNSEFDSLVDLISYYEKHPLYRKMKLRYPINEEALEKIGTAEPDYGALYEGRNPGFYVEANPMPTFKCAVKALFDYKAQREDELTFTKSAIIQNVEKQEGGWWRGDYGGKKQLWFPSNYVEEMVSPAALEPEREHLDENSPLGDLLRGVLDVPACQIAIRPEGKNNRLFVFSISMASVAHWSLDVAADSQEELQDWVKKIREVAQTADARLTEGKMMERRKKIALELSELVVYCRPVPFDEEKIGTERACYRDMSSFPETKAEKYVNKAKGKKFLQYNRLQLSRIYPKGQRLDSSNYDPLPMWICGSQLVALNFQTPDKPMQMNQALFMAGGHCGYVLQPSTMRDEAFDPFDKSSLRGLEPCAICIEVLGARHLPKNGRGIVCPFVEVEVAGAEYDSTKQKTEFVVDNGLNPVWPAKPFHFQISNPEFAFLRFVVYEEDMFSDQNFLAQATFPVKGLKTGYRAVPLKNNYSEDLELASLLVKIDIFPAKQENGDLSPFSGTSLRERGSDASGQLFHGRAREGSFEARYQQPFEDFRISQEHLADHFDSRERRTPRRTRVNGDNRL